One segment of Eschrichtius robustus isolate mEscRob2 chromosome 3, mEscRob2.pri, whole genome shotgun sequence DNA contains the following:
- the BLACAT1 gene encoding bladder cancer associated transcript 1 has product MPQFTFACFCGLHGFCKMKRKKEEVHRERETAV; this is encoded by the coding sequence atgCCCCAGTTCACTTTCGCTTGCTTCTGTGGCCTCCACGGTTTCTGCaagatgaagaggaagaaggaagaagttcACAGAGAGCGGGAAACGGCGGTGTGA